In a genomic window of Silurus meridionalis isolate SWU-2019-XX chromosome 27, ASM1480568v1, whole genome shotgun sequence:
- the LOC124380972 gene encoding uncharacterized protein LOC124380972 isoform X1 gives MARFQPTLVLLCTMGLFSETLCSFMLEAEVGESVTIWCQHGQTVTTFILWFKHTTDSVPLLVGCKKFRTLTPSENCYFYKDTERLVMSVQPETTSLTITALNVSDTGLYYCSSMAMSKLSFRNSTYLHVKGVNKTQVTENKVAGYSCSSVIFMLNTVFGSVVGILLGVLIFILLKHRNTHGGVEAENKVGDSDMMHYSALQFSTKKTIRTKKHNEKTETHVVYYLVAQKTDHQFFT, from the exons ATGGCTCGTTTTCAACCTACGTTAGTGCTCCTCTGCACCATGG GTTTGTTCTCAGAGACTTTGTGCTCTTTCATGTTGGAAGCAGAAGTTGGAGAAAGTGTCACTATTTGGTGCCAACATGGCCAAACTGTAACAACTTTCATCCTCTGGTtcaaacacaccactgattcaGTTCCACTTCTTGTAGGGTGTAAAAAGTTTAGAACATTAACTCCATCTGAAAACTGTTACTTCTATAAAGACACCGAGCGCCTGGTGATGTCTGTTCAGCCCGAGACCACGTctctcaccatcactgcacTGAACGTCTCTGATACAGGACTGTATTACTGCAGCTCCATGGCAATGAGCAAACTGTCCTTCAGAAACTCGACCTATTTACACGTCAAAG gAGTAAATAAAACTCAAGTTACTGAGAACAAAGTAGcag GTTACAGCTGTTCCTCTGTGATCTTCATGCTGAACACGGTGTTTGGTTCAGTCGTTGGGATTCTTCTCGGTGTCCTGATTTTCATCCTGCTGaagcacagaaacacacatggag GTGTTGAAGCAGAAAATAAG GTTGGTGACTCTGATATGATGCATTACTCTGCACTGCAGTTCTctacaaagaaaacaataagaaCCAAGAAGCACAATGAAAAAACGGAAACACATGTTGTATATTATTTAGTCGCACAGAAAACCGATCATCAGTTCTTTACTTAA
- the LOC124380972 gene encoding uncharacterized protein LOC124380972 isoform X2 — protein MARFQTTLVLLCTMGLFSETLCSFMLEAEVGESVTIWCQHGQTVTTFILWFKHTTDSVPLLVGCKKFRTLTPSENCYFYKDTERLVMSVQPETTSLTITALNVSDTGLYYCSSMAMSKLSFRNSTYLHVKGVNKTQVTENKVAGYSCSSVIFMLNTVFGSVVGILLGVLIFILLKHRNTHGGVEAENKVGDSDMMHYSALQFSTKKTIRTKKHNEKTETHVVYYLVAQKTDHQFFT, from the exons ATGGCTCGTTTTCAGACTACGTTAGTGCTCCTCTGCACCATGG GTTTGTTCTCAGAGACTTTGTGCTCTTTCATGTTGGAAGCAGAAGTTGGAGAAAGTGTCACTATTTGGTGCCAACATGGCCAAACTGTAACAACTTTCATCCTCTGGTtcaaacacaccactgattcaGTTCCACTTCTTGTAGGGTGTAAAAAGTTTAGAACATTAACTCCATCTGAAAACTGTTACTTCTATAAAGACACCGAGCGCCTGGTGATGTCTGTTCAGCCCGAGACCACGTctctcaccatcactgcacTGAACGTCTCTGATACAGGACTGTATTACTGCAGCTCCATGGCAATGAGCAAACTGTCCTTCAGAAACTCGACCTATTTACACGTCAAAG gAGTAAATAAAACTCAAGTTACTGAGAACAAAGTAGcag GTTACAGCTGTTCCTCTGTGATCTTCATGCTGAACACGGTGTTTGGTTCAGTCGTTGGGATTCTTCTCGGTGTCCTGATTTTCATCCTGCTGaagcacagaaacacacatggag GTGTTGAAGCAGAAAATAAG GTTGGTGACTCTGATATGATGCATTACTCTGCACTGCAGTTCTctacaaagaaaacaataagaaCCAAGAAGCACAATGAAAAAACGGAAACACATGTTGTATATTATTTAGTCGCACAGAAAACCGATCATCAGTTCTTTACTTAA
- the LOC124380965 gene encoding BOLA class I histocompatibility antigen, alpha chain BL3-7-like has protein sequence MEDWDLLKVLLFFTCSVHLSGADTHSLEFQYIMLTPQYTGFPEFTAVGLLDGKQFMSYSSSARRLIPKDWIKNSNDKKYWKTESENMQGYHDDFNNMFTKIKNQFDLSRGHTLQRMYGCESDDDVITRRYDHYGFDGEDFISLNVENGTWTAVKPQAEILKHNWKSNGYITYWKNFLKHKCVDWLKTFVTVEKKVRPKTSLFQKEASSPEVVCHATGFFPKSMTISWKKDGEDVHKDMDLRETLPNQDGSFQKRSSLKVSAEELQKHIYTCVIEHSSLEKGLVLPVSERRILRDGGQIGIIVGVVVTLLVLVAVVVAGILIWKKKNSEFKSVPPRDSSEEDSFLNTS, from the exons ATGGAGGACTGGGATTTATTAAAGGTTCTGCTCTTTTTCACATGTTCTGTTCATCTTTCAGGAGCAG ATACACATTCTCTGGAGTTCCAGTACATCATGCTCACCCCCCAATATACTGGTTTCCCAGAGTTCACTGCTGTGGGTCTGCTGGATGGAAAGCAGTTTATGTCCTACAGTAGCAGTGCGAGGAGGCTGATCCCAAAGGACTGGATAAAGAATAGTAATGATAAAAAGTACTGGAAGACTGAATCAGAGAACATGCAGGGATATCATgatgactttaacaacatgtttacaaaaataaagaatcaGTTTGATCTCAGTAGAG GTCACACACTACAGAGGATGTACGGCTGTGAAAGTGATGATGACGTCATCACTAGACGATACGATCACTATGGTTTTGATGGAGAAGATTTTATCAGTCTGAATGTAGAAAATGGAACCTGGACTGCAGTTAAACCTCAAGCTGAGATTCTCAAACACAACTGGAAGTCTAATGGTTACATTACATACTGGAAGAACTTCCTGAAGCATAAGTGTGTTGATTGGTTAAAAACGTTTGtgactgtggaaaaaaaag TTCGTCCTAAAACGTCACTTTTCCAAAAAGAAGCTTCTTCTCCAGAGGTGGTGTGTCATGCTACAGGTTTCTTCCCCAAATCAATGACGATCTCCTGGAAGAAGGACGGAGAGGACGTGCATAAGGACATGGATCTCAGAGAGACGTTACCCAACCAGGATGGAAGCTTCCAGAAGAGGAGCAGTCTGAAAGTCTCAGCTGAGGAGCTGCAGAAACACATCTACACCTGTGTGATTGAGCACAGCAGCTTGGAGAAGGGTTTAGTGCTGCCTGTGAGCGAGAGACGAATCCTGAGAG ATGGAGGACAGATTGGGATCATCGTTGGTGTAGTCGTGACTCTCCTTGTTCtcgttgctgttgttgttgctggAATTTTGAtctggaagaagaagaactctG AATTCAAATCCGTTCCACCCAGAGACT CCTCTGAAGAAGATTCTTTCCTCAATACCTCctaa
- the LOC124380974 gene encoding uncharacterized protein LOC124380974, giving the protein MARFQTTLVLLCTMGLFSETLCYLTLEAEVGGSVTIWCQHGQTRTNSIFWFKHTTDSVPLLVGCKKFRTSAPSQSCYFFNNTERLVMSVQPKNTSLTITALNISDTGLYYCSSMESNILTFRNSTYLHVKGVNKTQGTGNNAAGYSCSSVIFMLNTVFGSVVVILLGVLIFILLKHRNTHGGGEADYKVGDSDMMHYSALQFSMKKTIRTKRHNEKQKHMLYII; this is encoded by the exons ATGGCTCGTTTTCAGACTACGTTAGTGCTCCTCTGCACCATGG GTTTGTTCTCAGAGACTTTGTGCTATCTCACATTGGAGGCAGAAGTTGGAGGAAGTGTCACTATTTGGTGCCAACATGGGCAAACTCGTACAAATTCCATCTTCTGGTtcaaacacaccactgattcaGTTCCACTTCTTGTAGGGTGTAAAAAGTTTAGAACATCAGCTCCATCCCAAAGCTGTTACTTCTTTAATAACACTGAGCGCCTGGTGATGTCTGTTCAGCCCAAAAACACGTctctcaccatcactgcacTGAACATCTCTGATACAGGACTGTATTACTGCAGCTCCATGGAATCCAACATACTGACTTTCAGAAACTCGACCTATTTACACGTCAAAG gagTAAATAAAACTCAAGGTACTGGGAACAATGCAGCAG GATACAGCTGTTCCTCTGTGATCTTCATGCTGAACACGGTGTTTGGTTCAGTAGTTGTGATTCTTCTCGGTGTCCTGATCTTCATCCTACTGaagcacagaaacacacatggag gTGGTGAAGCAGATTATAAG GTTGGTGACTCTGATATGATGCATTACTCTGCACTGCAGTTCTCTATGAAGAAAACAATAAGAACTAAGAGGCACaatgaaaaacagaaacacatgTTGTATATTATTTAG